The window AGACAGTTTCGCCATTGCCGAATCTTTGGGCATTGAAGGAGCGAAATCAATAGAAAATTTCATAAAAAATGGTGGCACATATATAGGTGTGTGCGCAGGTGCATATCTAATGCTCAGGTCTTCCAAAAAACCCCTCAATTATTTTAATTTTACATCAGCAAAAATCAGAAATCTCGCATCTTCCCTTCCGCCCGCCAAAACTATGGAATATAAATACAGTGTGACATACGGATGCCGTTACATTTACCATCCTGTAAGAGGCGAAATCATAATGAAGGTTGTTTCAGAGGGTTTAGAAGAAATACTTCTTTCAGCACCTATCTACGGAGGCCCCTTTATAAAGGATGACGATACGCTGAATCAGCTGGCGGTTTTTTGGGATTTTACGGATAAGACACTTTTTCTAATTGATAGGGAAACGGCAGAAAGCATATGTAGAAATTCTATGCTTGCAGGTGAAAAAAAATATGAAAAAGGAAAAATCTTTCTTCTGAGCACACATATGGAACATCCTGATTATGAATTTGCAAACAGATTCTTTTTAGGAATTATTTTAGACGATGAATTCAAAGCGAAAGAGATTTCCAATATTTCCCAAAAGCTTGAAGCAAGAAAGATGAAAAGAGGAAAAATTGAGAACAAAAAATATTATGAATTCAGAAAAAATATTAGGAATATGCGGCAGCTTTCAATAGGAATTGAAAACAGAGAAACCTATTGGAAGATAGGCAAAAAGATTTGGGAAACTGAGAAAATACGAATCTTTACTGAATCGCTTTATGAGCTTGACAATGAATATGGGCACAATCTAAGCTCTTATCTGTCAAATGAAGATACCATCGAGCTGAAAACAAAATCATATGAAACATATTTGCTGTTGCAAAAGATAAGCAAATCTCTTAGCAGTAACAGTCCTTCACAAATTTTTGCCGAATCTTTTTTCACTAATGCAAGAAATCTTCTTTCAAGATATGCCTCATTATGCTTTTCTTATTCTGATAGAATGAAAAAATAATTTTTTTTCTAAAGGATATGAATTTTCTTCCGACTGTAAATTCGTTTATACAAAAAATGCTCTCACGATAAAAATAATTGACGGCAAAGAATCAAAGAGATTAAAATTTGAATATAATTTTATTTTTGATTTTTTATGATTAAAAAAGAAGATTTCGAAAAGTACCTGCCGGATATTGTAGAGCTAAATCTTGCCTCTGAGAATATTAAAGACCTCTTTCTTGAAGTATCAGAGAGAATTGTAACATCTGACAAAGTATGTAATCAACAGGCGGCACGCAGAGAATTTGCCATTATTTCAAAACAATGGGAAAGGTTGAAAGAATCTCTCGTTAAGGACGGCACTGATTTCATTTCAAATGGAGTTTTTCCTTTTACAATAAATTATTGTCCCTTCCTCTACATATCCACCTCTCTACTTTTTATTGGCAGATTGAATAAGGGAATAGATTTGGGGATTCAAGGGATACCGCCAATAAAGATTATTTGTATAATGCTTTTCCATTCTGTGGAATCTGTTGATAAAAATAAAAAAATTGACGGTGAAATGGATAAATTCAACCTATATTGGAATAATCTGCTGAAAAATCAGTCTTTCATTGAAGGATTTATGAACATTGAGTCATCTGAAAGATTTCTTGAATTAGTATCTATGACGCACTCTTATCTTGAGAAAAGGAGATATCCTCGTTACAGCATACACTCTATAGCTTACTGCAACACAATTTCTGAAGAAGATATGCTTG of the Candidatus Schekmanbacteria bacterium genome contains:
- a CDS encoding PilZ domain-containing protein, coding for MIKKEDFEKYLPDIVELNLASENIKDLFLEVSERIVTSDKVCNQQAARREFAIISKQWERLKESLVKDGTDFISNGVFPFTINYCPFLYISTSLLFIGRLNKGIDLGIQGIPPIKIICIMLFHSVESVDKNKKIDGEMDKFNLYWNNLLKNQSFIEGFMNIESSERFLELVSMTHSYLEKRRYPRYSIHSIAYCNTISEEDMLEKKEKVEVKNISLSGLLLQHNNPFQVEDHVGVNLMLEDKVIYMSGKVCRCHEIEEGERKVYSSGIDITDISKENRLIMEEYLSRLQ